One genomic window of Brienomyrus brachyistius isolate T26 chromosome 16, BBRACH_0.4, whole genome shotgun sequence includes the following:
- the LOC125709970 gene encoding uncharacterized protein LOC125709970 → MTRNKRIAKAVSWSNDRYWATWDKWMEVIDWEDEEELCSPAESPSDQADRSIVSHTRKPIAKAVSWTDDVYWAAWDKWDEIICWGEEGECSPATPPINQPGRDKGLDMHGLEVFLLNERTVSIKPADDHQDRLKIGAVVVDLCQFELDGVNDKFEIVEIQIGEVKLEETAERGFNSEFELEIMDVEIEVVDSEFQLNALNWEIAGTKVDKLLVEHLNINNLEAGSVKVSTSNGNVVYVNGM, encoded by the exons atgacgag aaacaaacgaattgcaaaagctgtcagctggagcaacgatcgatactgggcaacttgggacaagtggatggaagtgattgactgggaagatgaggaagagctgtgctccccagcagaatcaccctctgaccaggctgaccgttccatcgtgtcacacacccgaaagccaattgccaaggcagttagctggacggatgatgtgtattgggcagcctgggacaagtgggatgagatcatctgctggggtgaagaaggagagtgctccccagcaactccacccatcaaccagcctgggagggataaggggttagacatgcatgggttagaggtttttctgttaaatgaaaggacggtctccataaagcctgcagatgaccaccaagacaggctgaaaataggagccgtagtggtcgacctctgccagtttgagctagatggtgtaaatgataaatttgaaattgtcgaaatacaaattggagaggtcaaattggaggagactgcagagaggggttttaattcagaatttgaattggaaattatggatgtggagatagaggttgtagacagtgaattccagctgaatgctcttaattgggaaattgctggaactaaagtggacaaattattagtggaacacctgaacataaataatctagaagcaggcagtgtgaaggtgtccacatcaaatgggaatgtggtatatgtcaatggtatgtga